A single Marinitoga aeolica DNA region contains:
- a CDS encoding shikimate kinase, translated as MPIYLIGMMGSGKTTIGKILSDILNKKYIDIDEKIEKNENMKIKEIFSQKGEEYFREMESRILEKTENEDAIISTGGGIILKEKNRKILKKHKTLFLYVPMEELIKRVEVKNRPLLKEGKEKLYEIWDKRKELYEEFEKINLSNLNPYESAAKLLYSILESAQEKIDNDFQNVVLKIKGLNDLKDKNNVFVNKDVYRIYNDKFNNVYILENGEKIKKIDNVKKIYKYLIKNNVGRNDTIYAVGGGTVTDLIGYIGATFKRGIKFQFYPTTLLSQVDASIGGKNAINFEGIKNVIGTFKVPNNVIIDPLTVISQKEENYLEGIIEAFKIAIINGNVSLFLNNIEKIKKRNLNLITDIIKYAVKVKLDIVTKDPFDNDIRKLLNLGHTLGHAFESYTGISHGLSVGWGIKKEIEFFSKEIKLKDKNIIFEFLEQIMPDDVLNKKININNLLEYIFQDKKIINKNKIDIPIIKNIGNVELKSIGLFLQ; from the coding sequence GTGCCAATTTATTTGATTGGAATGATGGGTTCTGGAAAGACAACAATAGGTAAAATTTTAAGTGATATTTTAAATAAAAAATATATTGATATCGATGAAAAGATAGAAAAAAATGAAAATATGAAAATAAAAGAAATATTTTCCCAAAAAGGGGAAGAATATTTTAGAGAAATGGAGAGTAGAATACTTGAAAAAACAGAGAATGAAGATGCGATTATTTCAACAGGTGGAGGAATAATATTAAAAGAGAAAAATAGAAAAATTTTAAAGAAGCATAAAACGTTATTCTTATATGTTCCAATGGAGGAATTAATAAAAAGAGTAGAGGTAAAGAATAGACCGCTATTGAAAGAGGGAAAAGAAAAATTATATGAAATATGGGATAAAAGAAAAGAATTATATGAGGAATTTGAAAAGATAAACTTATCAAATTTAAATCCATATGAATCTGCAGCGAAATTATTATATTCTATATTAGAATCCGCTCAAGAAAAAATAGATAATGACTTTCAAAATGTAGTTTTAAAGATTAAGGGATTAAATGATTTAAAAGACAAAAATAATGTATTTGTTAATAAAGATGTATATAGGATATATAATGATAAATTCAATAATGTATATATTTTAGAAAATGGTGAAAAAATAAAAAAGATAGATAATGTAAAAAAAATATATAAATATTTAATAAAAAACAATGTAGGTAGAAATGATACAATTTATGCAGTTGGTGGAGGTACAGTAACAGATTTAATTGGATATATTGGAGCTACGTTTAAAAGAGGAATTAAATTTCAATTTTATCCTACCACATTATTATCTCAAGTTGATGCTTCAATAGGTGGGAAAAATGCAATAAATTTTGAAGGAATAAAAAATGTTATAGGAACATTTAAAGTTCCGAATAATGTAATTATAGACCCTTTAACAGTGATTTCGCAAAAAGAAGAAAATTATTTAGAAGGTATAATCGAAGCTTTTAAAATTGCAATTATCAATGGGAATGTTTCGTTATTTTTGAACAACATAGAAAAAATAAAAAAAAGAAATTTAAATTTAATTACAGATATTATAAAATATGCTGTAAAAGTAAAACTCGATATTGTTACCAAAGATCCTTTTGATAACGATATAAGGAAATTGTTGAATTTGGGACACACATTAGGGCATGCTTTTGAAAGCTATACAGGTATTTCACATGGTCTTTCTGTAGGTTGGGGGATAAAGAAAGAAATAGAATTTTTTAGTAAAGAGATTAAGTTAAAGGATAAAAATATTATTTTCGAATTTTTAGAACAAATTATGCCAGATGATGTTTTAAACAAAAAAATCAATATAAATAATTTATTAGAATATATTTTTCAAGATAAAAAAATAATCAATAAAAATAAAATTGATATTCCAATAATTAAAAACATAGGAAATGTTGAATTAAAAAGTATAGGTCTATTTTTGCAGTAA